CTGCTGTTTATTACATGTAAAAGAATTTTGCTAGCGTGAGAGATGAGGGCCAGGGTGCGGTAATTATCACATTTTCTAGTTGAACCTTTCTTGTGCAGTGGGATAATTACAGACCGCGTCCAGTTTTTGGGCCATTCACCGTTTTGCCATACGTGATTGCAAATCTTATGGAGTACGTCCAAGCCATTGTCACCAAGAGCCTTGAGGATCTCCGATGTGATATCGTCAGGTCCGGGAGCCTTCTTTGATTTGAGCCGGTCGATTGCACCCGTTACCTCTGATCTCAGGATATTAGGCTCCAATTCAAGATCTTTCCAGTCGAACCGGCTTTCGGTAGATTCATGGGGAGCTTTATAGAGTTGCTCACAGTAGCCACGCCAGCGTTCCGTGATTTCGTGCAGTTCATGCAGTGGTAGTCCTTCAGAGTTTTCTATGACCCAAGATTTGGGCTTGAATTTTCTACTTAGCAGACGGACTTTCTTGAACAGATCTGAAGTTTGCAGCTTTAGCGCGTGTGATTCCACCTCTCGACATATGcccataataaatttatttttgtctctGCGGCATTCTCTTTGGACTGCTTTACAAATCTCAGAGTATTCCCTACGTATCTCAGGATTCTGTAGGCCTCTGGCTTTGACATCTTTTCTGCGCTGGATTAGGCTCCATGTTTGGTCTGTTATCCATGTGGATCTCCTGGGATCTTTTTCTCTTTGAGAGGTAACATCTTCAAGGGcatcatttattttactttccAGATTCATCCACATAGATTCTGCATCCTCCCTCAGTGATAAAGGGGATTTGGCAAGCTTTGTTTCAATCAAATTCCGAAAATGAGCTTCTTCTATTGGATTTAGTGATCTAGGTTTGAGTCGTGAGTTTTGGTGGACAGCTTTAAGCCGGAGGGAGAAGAAGGCGACGAGCAGTGTGTGATCAGAACCACATTCGGCCCCAGGAAAGGTCTTTACATTTTTTACGGAAGATCTCCAGCGCTTGTCCACTAATACATAGTCTATCTGGTTTCTGAATCGATCGCCAGGAGATCTCCATGTGTACAGTCGCCTCTTATGGTGCTGAAACATTGTATTCGTAATACTCAGACCTCTACCAATACAGAACTCCGCAAGCCTTTGTCCACGTTCGTTTCTAGTGCCCAGACCATACTTCCCGATGACGTCGCTAGTTTCCGGAATTGATTCTGTGTTACCTATCTTGGCATTCCAGTCTCCCAAGATTACTGTGATTTGTCTACTTGGAATATCGTCTAGGGTTTTTTCAAGTGCATCGTAAAACCCATCGATATCCTCTTTCGTGGACTGAGCTGTTGGAGCATAAATTTGAACGATATTGAGGAGACAGGGTTTGGTGTTCAgtttcattgttattatcctATCCGACACCGGATTGTATCCGAGGACAAATTTGTTCATATTCCGTGGTAAAAGTATTCCAACGCCGCTCCGGCTAGAGTCTTCTAACCCGGAGAAGTAAAGTGTGCTACCTGACGAAGTCGTGAAATGTCCCTGGCCTCGTATATGTGTTTCGCTGAGGCCCAAGATAGGTAAGTTATGATTCTCTCTTTCTTTGTCCACTATGCTCAATTTGCCTGCTTGAAGCAGCCCATTAACGTTCCAGGTGCCAATGCGCTGATGGGATCGCATTGAGAAATTATTTCTTGTAGTTTTAGTGCCAACAGTAGCATGTCCTTCTGCAGAGGCCTGAAGGCTCGCCTCTTTGGAAGCTTCGGTAGCATACTTCACACCATCCGGCCCGGGTACCGAAAGGCGCCGGGCGTCAGCCGGATCACCCGACAAATCACTTTCAAATGTTTCTCTGTCCATGACTCTCTTGGGATGTAATTgtggtgggttcccacgtccttccACATCAGTATTTTGAAGGGATTTAGTCCTTCACGGCAACTGGTCCCGCTCCGGGTCACTGGTTGGATCCGGGGGTTGGGTTATTTCCCGCCGCCCAGTGCTCGGCGTTGACATTTTACGGTAGGAATGTCCAGCTCtactcaaccctcctcttttctcatccgggcttgggaccggcaatggcagagTTATATATAGCTTCgattatactatgtagtgtttGTTATTCCCTCATCGTGGGTTACATTATTTCACCCGTGTTGGATAGATCCAAACCACAGTACAGTCTAGTTTGGAATACAACGGGAGTCTCACACTATTTTACGGACGCAAACATTATTTCAACATCGGATGGTTGATTTTACTATCAgatggttatattaaaataataaccagAAAAATATCCTacatattatgaaaaataaacaagaccATAACAGAATATGTTTTGTCGGACAGATGCGATACGTTCATTGTTAGAATAAACCGGTAGTCGTACTACTATCatcgtttaaattaaaatcttagATATCGTCCGACGGTCAAACgaaatcataaaattataatgtgcgCTCATAAACCAAAAGGGAAACACATTTCCCGAGCGTGCGCCCGCCAGCCCGCGCCGCGCAACTCCGCTTTTCACATCGGCACGGGCGAGGAAAATCAGTCAGTCACTGGCAGCCATTCGGCGCATACCACGCGCTCTAACGCTCCCAACACACACTGTTTATTTACCAACATATAACATCGCACATACGACATAGAAGACATCACATTCAAGTacgttttattaaatacattttgtattCGACAGAGACACTGTTTATTCACATTCGTAGTGCTCTATACTAGGTAGAgtgcttaaaaaaattacatgtcatAATGATGACGTATtgcgtttttttgttgtttacaaAACATTCATGAATCCTTTGAGAATAACTAGCTAATTCTAAACTATAAAACAGTATAATTGATTACAATACGATTTACATAGATACATTGTACATATGAATACACAATTTTCTGAGCATCTAAGGATGCTACAAATGTAATACTAAATACTATTAAAAGTAGTGctggtattttttctttatctcTATCCTCATATGATGGCTTTATAAATGCTGACGTAGATGGGCcgtatttaaataatagctATGCTCTGATAAACCGGAGCGCATATTGCTTGATGATATAACTATGCAGGACGGTAGaaacacaaaacaaataaaatgaattagtAACATCCgcttttaatatgtatattatctaCCCACTAATATACATTAATCGGCAAATTGAATTACTATTGACGACGAATATTTAAATCCGAATATACATAAAACACACCTTATTTGTGGTAGTCCATACCGAAAACTGTTAAGTATTTCGAAATTTTGCAAATTGTTAAATGTATAAAAGAAACAGGAGAAGCGTGTCCGTTACCATAtcaaacaatttttaatatCGGATAATTAAACACATGAGTATAATTTAAGTGGTACGATTGTCGGTAGCAGCTACTAGATATATAAGCTAGCAGCAATGTTATTCAatataatctataatatatatatttataaatactaataatacgGTTTATGatagtaaaaaattacatacgacATTTTCAAAGTTGTTGACATGATTAAAAACTAACTACGTTTTAATCACAGAATtgttctcgttttttttttaatcaaagaaGTTCAGTCTTCAATCGTGTTTTATGTGTACAGCTTTTCGTATGGCGGACGATGCAGCGACGGATTGCCTCTTCGAACGGCTCAGGTTGCACCAGCAGCGCTCTCCGGACGCGACCGAAGTGGCCCGCGCTATCACCGCACGCATCAATGCGCGTCTCACTTCACATGGTAAGCTAATTTGTGATATTAGTCTTTTTTTATgagtgcttagatgggtggacgagctcacagcccacctggtgtttagtggttactggagcccatagatatctacgacgtaaatgcgccacccaccttgagatatgagttctaaggtctcaaagtatagttacaacagctgccccacccttcaaaccgaaacgcattgctgcttcacgacagaaataggcagggtggtggtacctacccgcgtgaactcacaagaggtcctaccaccagtaaaaaagcttTTGACTTATGATTCATCGGAATATAGTAGGTACAGGTAAGTACAACTCCGCCcaattctgccgcgaagcaataaTTCGTTCCAGTTTAAAAGGTAGGATGACAGATAAATGgctaaaatttacaaattacttGTAGTAGTGGGTCCTATGAGCCTGTACCACCATGCGTATTTGCGATGGTTTAAGGTGTGGGAGAGCCGTAACTTATatctaaaagtaaaataatgtttaaaaagtTCGCCACGTAACTATAAGTGTGATGTGAATTTGACTTGACCAATAaaatatcgtcgctgtcaaaccaaaatctgctaagtgcaaaaactctattttgaattaacgagtaaaaacatagtcgtataacattttatataaaaatgatttttaagaactatatcaaatgaaagctatagataaatattaaagctaaagacacataacagttttttatacggtagatagggctgtgaactatacgaaaagatcaaaaagtaaaaatctcaaagtgCACATAGtaagcagattttggtttgacaacgccGATATTATGTGGGGGTACCTCTACAACATTAAAACTGATGACCAAGCCACAGACTAAATAGACCAGACCTACAATTGATAATAGGAACTTATATTCCTTGAGTTACTCTAAAGAAACTgactaaatttaaatatcttaaatttaatacatCCCCAACAGGTTGCAGTACATAAGTTTAGACACTTTTGAGCTGTATAATGACATTTCGTGACATGTTCTcgttaataattttgataagaCATTCTACGTGATGCTTTCAATTACTAGTACTAATTAAGCGCGGATGAAACTTTATACTCGTACATAATATCGTTTGCAGCGCTGATTGTGTATTCGAACCCACGCAAACAGTTTACATCTTAATCtatattaagatttttattggcAATTTTTCATTCTAACGATATTTTGAATCGCATCATTATGCGATTAATTTATAAGTATTATCCACACAACTaacggttatttatttatatatatagataagcgcATCAATATCAAATATCCGATTTGTATCGATTTCGGTTTTTAATCATCAAATTAATAATCGATTTTAGGATGTGACCAAAtcgtatcaataataaaaaaatcctgttGCCTCAGCAAGCAATATAAAACAGAGTAAATCAGAGAAAATTTACCAATAACAACAAGGCATTTAAAAGATGTGAATAAACGACCTCGAAATATTACTGTCCATAGTAGCAGTATATTTCCAAAAAATTTTGCATGGCtccaaacttattttattttagctttattTAGCTAAGGGTTCCATGGTCTTGTATCAGCAGTGAAAGAAAGTTGTGCGAGTCGATGCGTTGTAGTAGGCGTTGAATCCTATCGAAACTTAACCTTAAACTTAATCTCTGGGTGAAGAACAGTATTTCTGACGCGGCATGCTCCAGAAAACACTAACTACGATAAGGATGATGTACTCTTTTATTTGTCATTAACAATTGACTTTTTGTCTATAAGTAAAGTTGCGTTTGATTGTCAAGTATTAAAACGTTTTTCCTCTTTCACCAACATTTATCTAAAGAAGAAATAGTTATATTCCGAATAACTCAGTATTCCGTATTGATGAAATAACTTCATTTTCGTCATTTGAAATTTAAAGGGGCGTCGTGCTAATACAATAACTCATTGATTTTTAAAAGAATTTCACCGTTGGGCAATGACGTATTTGATCAATCGTTTCCCAAATATAAACGTATGAATTTACGTTTTCAAtgttaattgttatttatttatttatttttcacatgtgtatttatgtatatatttttatgtaagtttattatgatatagcaccgtccagtccactcattcctctccctgcaaggttgcctggaagagatcgctttcagcgataaggccgccaatttatgtcaccgactattatttgttttatttgctcactctgtacatatggtgttaaataaagtgttattattattaatctaattTCATGTTACTAGCTATAATCATCATGTTATAGTACctatcaaatattttaatgcTATTATCCAATATCTCAAATGTTGATGGTCTGGAAAAATGctatgtttaatatattataataatataatatgttaaatacgGTTCCAAAGGTACtactattaaaaacaaatacaagttaataaaatataaaaagacagTGGCATCTCCTGCTCCTGGGATTGTTGCTGTCCATAAATGACCTACCTGACGGTGACCCACCGTCAGGTAGGTCGTATGCTCGTGTATACCGTCAAAAACAGTAGAAGTGCACTTTTCTTCATAAGAATACGGCGAGATATATATGAAAACTGTggcaagttttatttaaatgacaCTGTATTTAAAAATACCAGTGACACAGTCAATAGATTCGgttatgaaaaaataatgtatgCTCCCCCTTTTTAAAAATTTCTAGCTTACTAacggatatctatatattaatacgtgaagcaaaaactttgtacccctttttacgaaaattgcgcgaacggaggagtatgaaattttccactctCATAgtttatatatagaagaagtgcacaatgctaatatttttttaaaacaatgcgtaaaagatacattaaatgaataaagaaaacattcacacaataccatgtatttgacacacacacgcatgcatactatttgtttattgtcaaatttttcttattgcataaagtctatggtcaatttgagaatagattaaatattctttgtctttgttaatatttgtctaaagtgtagtcttggcgaaatctgtgattgtagaagtataataaatagtctttgacaatagaaccataatattattcaaacttataatttcaattaattatagtcgaatttcgactaccggcggaccactagtatttattaattacccAGGCTACATTTTTAATCTTTtcgaaaatattgaaaaagactggattaaattcatttaaattttaaactgcGTCTATAAATTAATTCCGAAAAAGTTTTATAAAACTTTGTCCATAGCATAAATCAGCATTCCAAAACCATTTTTGGAATAATTAATGTTCCACTGTTTCCTGATTCGGTCGTAGTTGTGCTTTTTGTCTAGACCATTTATTTCTTGTGATATGCCcaatttattaaatcttattaattCTTTGGAGTTTtgcataaaaatgtttttattgtttttattattttaaatataaacatacaaaCACTTTCATACTTTATCTAAGTATTTCAATACCTCCGATGTATCTtctgaatttttaattaaaaatataatctttCGTAGTCtcaatattgtaaattattaaaactataatagtaAAATCTGCTTCTCAATACACCAGGTCATTCACCTATCTAAATTATAATAGAAACGATTGTCTTTGACCTATCTGTGCTAAGATTTGTTTGTTAAAGTATGaattcgaaattttaaacaCAGTATTAGAATTGAAAGTAGGGAAATATAATACACATAATGGACCAATGAATTGAGAGTCGACTTAAAAAAAGGTTGAGGGATTCGTTACActgcatttattaattaaatgaaatggatTGAAAGATTAAAGATAAGATTGGAAATTTAGATTGGATTGGATTGGAAAATCGATTGATAGAtttaagataaaatttaaaatataaaaaattgaacAATTCAGAATTAGATTAAAACACATATTGAATAAATGCGCAATAtcattaaaatcatattaaaatttaacacgTTAGTGTACTGCTATAGTAACTGCATGTTGGCGTGATGCCCAAAATTGTTTTCTGCGGCATCTCACagcgaaacgtcaaaaatacCAGAAAGTGATAATTGAAGTACCTACAGTAATTAACTTACCGAATATTCTTAAATGCTCTATAGTTTGCGAAATACACGATTGTGCCAATTTTCAAAGACAGACAACACATTAATCCGGATAAGATCTAAATTAGGCTTACAACTTACGCAAAAGCTTAACAATTCTTTTAAAAAGTTTCGTGCAGGCACGAAGTTTGCATGTCTGACGAATGTTGATAACTTGAGCGTAAGCTCTCAAAACTTTAACTTTTGCTTCAATGTCTTCATTTATACGTAagtatacaatttattttcatgcTTAAACTAGTTCCATTTAAGTAAGTTTCCGAAAGTAATTTTTGGgtgtctttttttccctacctatgctgatagccttgagaagctatttcagcttctccttgacgtgtaggtgagctcacggggctcaaaccgggagtgtttctaacactgaccctagcaagagcagtgcttcgcagaatctaccaccggatcggaaacacgacaaaatgagaagatccggcgagaaactcagtgggctacagGGTGTCTTGAAAAATATGGAACGACCACCAAGTATACCTCCCTTAGACATATAAGTTCCCCTTTTGTAGCAATGGTAGAAAATTATTCGTATCTCTTAAAAAACTTTAGTGAAGTCATAAAAACCAAGGCACACCGAATTTAAATAAGACTTGCAATCTAAATCACTTGTATCAAATCTAATTTAAATCCTAATGGCAAAATCACAAAAATACTCTCAGATGACGTCATTTCGTTTAATGTAatgtaagaataaaaattaaagactTCAGGGCGAGGAAGCGTctgtcattccgatagaggcacccgtcacgtgcggacgtgctcatcgtccactcgatcgcccggtctttgttcgcccggcttttgttagcccggccattgttcgcgcggcctgtgtttgtggtacatctgccgactaagtgctctttctggaagtttttatttgttttgtttccttttgttgtttctgtgttcgtggtacatctgccgacaaagtggtttcctgcaagtatttatttgttttgtttcttttcgtaatttctgttttgttgtgctttttctttgtcctgtagtaatcgcgccgcattgccacctgtgttcaatagaaccgctcaggtccgagtaattggggcctcgccgcaaggcgagtgttttcaagacccggggccgccccacctgggtactcagcgatcatggacgctgtattcgcggaattcctccgacttcgccacccacagctcgcctcggagtttttggccttcaaggccaatcacactgcgagccctctcgaggactccgccgcgctcgctgctcctgcgtcgcctgtacctgtgtgcagagcttctgcattgagcaccgcagcctctgtcgtgcctgccgctcccgtgtcgcctatactggcgagaaaagctgctgcgtcgtccgccgtgaccatcgtttcagctgagcgatcatccgcggcctccgtcgcgccctctaaaacacctacacttgctcgtaggtcgcctgcacccgcctcctcgtgctccgactctgactcggacatggaggtcgacctcgcccccgcctcatcgacggatggattcaccctggtacagaagggtaagaagcgtgccgcggagtctcgagctcccgcggccgctaaaattagcaaagccgtgaacgcgtcgcgcccccgccctcagactcccgttgcgcccccagcccgtgccactccgtcgccgcgtccggtggcacaaaataaaacccagacccctcccccggttatccttcaggagaaggcagcttgggatcgagtttgcctggcccttaaggccaaaaatataaatttcacgaatgcccgtaacctcgcgaacggcattcaaattaaggttcaaacacccgacgaccatagggccctctcttcttacctccgtaaggagcgtataagtttccatacgtatacgctccaggaggagcgcgaactccgcgttgtaatacgcggaatccctaaagagttagatgtagagctcgtaaaagccgacctgttagaacaaggcctaccagtgaattctgtgcaccgtatgcacaccggtcgcggtagggagccatataatatggttctagtcgctctccagcctacccccgagggtaagaaaatctttaacacacagaccgtctgtaggctctctggtatcgctgtcgaagccccccataaaaaaggcactcctagccagtgccataactgtcaattgtacgggcactcttcccgtaactgtcacgcgcgcccccgatgtgttaagtgtttgggcgatcacgccacggccctctgcgctcgcgaccaaaaaaccgcgacggaaccgcctagctgcgtcctgtgtcgaacacagggtcaccccgcgaattaccgtggttgcccccgagcccctaaaataaatcgccgcgtcgcccgccaaaaccgcctccgagcttccggcccagacatcaaagcctcggcaccctctgcgtcgcaggctaagccagcgttcgttccggcggcggtgcccagtgtctcggcctgggcaaaaccgctgccgtacacgaacacggctacaactccctcctccgcgattcgtcccgcccccgcaactcgtccctctcccgcgacctgccctccgaccgcgtccgacaatctcgctttagcgatcgacttctttcagtcgatcaactttgagcgcgttaacgctttgggcgacgccattcgcgctgcctccactgcacaacactttatcgccgttgtgcaggaatacgccgacgtatacgcgtcattaaatacgtacgtcctcccctcactccgccggtaatcaatggcgtatataagtagaataaagcccctatccgtaacgataggattttttaacgcttacggtctcgctaatcaacgtgatcaggtttctgactttttgcgtgaccaccaaattgatatctttttagtgcaggagaccctacttaagcccgcgcgccgtgaccctaaaatcgcgaactataacatggtcaggaacgacaggctctctgcccgtggtggtggtaccgtcatttactatagaagagccctgcattgcgtcccgctcgatcctcccgcgctcgctaatatcgaagcatcagtgtgccgaatctcactgacgggacacgcgccgatcgttatcgcgtccgtttatcttccaccggataagaccgttctaagcagtgatatcgaggcgctgctcggtatggggagctctgtcattctggcgggcgacctaaattgtaaacacatcaggtggaactcacacaccacaaccccgaatggcaggcggcttgacgcgttagtcgatgatctcgccttcgatatcgtcgctccgctaaccccgactcactacccgctaaatatcgcgcatcgcccggatatactcgacatagcgttattaaaaaacgtaactctgcgcttacactcgatcgaagtagtttcagagttagattcagaccaccgtcccgtcgttatgaagctcggtcgcgctcccgattccgttcccgtcacgaggactgtggtggattggcacacgctgggcatcagcctggctgaatctgatccaccatcgctcccgcttaacccggactctatcccgtctcctcaggataccgctgaagccatagacatcttaacgtcacacatcacctcgacattagataggtcatcgaaacaagttgtagcggaggacttccttcaccgcttcaaattgtccgacgatattagggaactccttagagctaagaacgcctcgatacgcgcctacgacaggtatcctaccgcggaaaatcgtattcgaatgcgtgccctacaacgcgacgtaaagtctcgcatcgccgaagtccgagatgccagatggtctgatttcttagaaggactcgcgccctcccaaaggtcttactaccgcttagctcgtactctcaaatcggatacggtagtaagtatgccccccctcgtaggcccctcaggccgactcgcggcgttcgatgatgacgaaaaagcagagctgctggccgatacattgcaaacccagtgcacgcccagcactcaatccgtggaccctgttcatgtagaattagtagacagtgaggtagaacgcagagcctccttgc
The Bombyx mori chromosome 5, ASM3026992v2 DNA segment above includes these coding regions:
- the LOC105842200 gene encoding RNA-directed DNA polymerase from mobile element jockey codes for the protein MDRETFESDLSGDPADARRLSVPGPDGVKYATEASKEASLQASAEGHATVGTKTTRNNFSMRSHQRIGTWNVNGLLQAGKLSIVDKERENHNLPILGLSETHIRGQGHFTTSSGSTLYFSGLEDSSRSGVGILLPRNMNKFVLGYNPVSDRIITMKLNTKPCLLNIVQIYAPTAQSTKEDIDGFYDALEKTLDDIPSRQITVILGDWNAKIGNTESIPETSDVIGKYGLGTRNERGQRLAEFCIGRGLSITNTMFQHHKRRLYTWRSPGDRFRNQIDYVLVDKRWRSSVKNVKTFPGAECGSDHTLLVAFFSLRLKAVHQNSRLKPRSLNPIEEAHFRNLIETKLAKSPLSLREDAESMWMNLESKINDALEDVTSQREKDPRRSTWITDQTWSLIQRRKDVKARGLQNPEIRREYSEICKAVQRECRRDKNKFIMGICREVESHALKLQTSDLFKKVRLLSRKFKPKSWVIENSEGLPLHELHEITERWRGYCEQLYKAPHESTESRFDWKDLELEPNILRSEVTGAIDRLKSKKAPGPDDITSEILKALGDNGLDVLHKICNHVWQNGEWPKNWTRSVIIPLHKKGSTRKCDNYRTLALISHASKILLHVINSRIRYYLDWQIPQEQAGFVKGKGTREQILNVRQIVEKCYEFDTPVIMCFVDYSKAFDCVDWNCLWDVLTELGVPRHLTALLQSLYYNSQGVVRIDRTASDSFKFHKGVRQGCILSPILFNIYGEYIVRKTCDGWDGGITVGGCKISNLRYADDTTLLAASEIEMGKFLDRMERISKDLGLAINRSKTKVMIVDRTGRLELSGTLNLEVTDNFVYLGSNISNNGSCEPEIRRRIGMAKGAMSQLDKIWKDKNISMNTKSNLVRTLVFSIFIYGAETWTIKKADRNRIDAFEMWCWRRMLGIPWTARRTNLSILAQLKIRTRLSTICMRRILEYFGHIARKDSDNLEKLMVTGKVEGKRLRGRNPTRWTDQIRAALDTTVHDALHSAADRNRWRCTIKNNLFQGHDHDPLSIYLSAHGRPLLDIGLPQASPQRPVLRCLHPADQ